Proteins found in one Apostichopus japonicus isolate 1M-3 chromosome 16, ASM3797524v1, whole genome shotgun sequence genomic segment:
- the LOC139982149 gene encoding uncharacterized protein produces the protein MITYKRKPISLKTRKLQLFPLQNDPCASMFQMHLFRKDAESQTEAFSAAVTTERSVDTQKGEDTPDPVTSTPLKKPSANVLSNVSRIRYGAAWERNLRLYEYTLPHLHDPELKRSYMWHGQALFPDFC, from the exons atgataacctacaagcgaaagccaatatcactaaaaactaggaagctacagttatttcctctccaaaatgacccgtgcgcaagtat gtttcaaatgcatcttttccggaaagatgctgaaagtcaaacagaggcattctcagcagctgtcaccacagaaagatcagtggacactcagaaaggagaag atactcctgatccagttacttcaacacctctcaagaagccatctgccaatgttctgtccaatgtcagtaggattagatatggagcagcatgggagagaaacctcagactatacgaatacacattgccacatttacatgatcctgaactAAAGAGATCATACATGTGGCAtgggcaagcacttttcccagacttttgttga